The genomic segment CTGAAGACGAAGAACAGCACCATCACCACCATCAAGGCGTGGGCGCGAAACAGGATCTGCGAGCTGCGCTCTTCGGCGTGTTCGCCATAACGACGCTTCTGGTCCACCGCGAACGCCGAGATGATCGGCGAGTGGTTGAACGAGAACACCATCACCGGAATGGCCAGCCACAACGTGTGCAGCAATGCCGACGGCTCAGGCAGCGTGGACGCGGTGCTGAGGATGCCGCCGTTCCAGTGCGGCACCAGGAACACCGCCAGGAACAGCAGCGCAACGATGAACGGGTACACCATCAGGCTCATGGCCTTGACGATCACCTGCTCACCGCAACGCACCACCGCCAGCAGGCCGAGGATCAGCACGAACGACAGAATCGCCCGTGGCGGCGGCGTGATGTGCAATTGATGTTCGAGGAAACTGCCCACGGTGTTGGTCAGTGCCACGCTGTAGATCAACAGGATCGGGAAGATCGCGAAAAAGTACAGCAAGGTGATCAGCGCGCCGGCCTTGATGCCGAAATGCTCTTCCACCACTTCAGTGATGTCGGCGCCTTCACGACCGGACAGCACAAAACGGGTCAGGCCACGGTGGGCGTAGAACGTCATGGGGAACGCCAGCAACGCCAGTATCACCAGCGGCCAGAAACCGCCCAGCC from the Pseudomonas sp. N3-W genome contains:
- a CDS encoding HAAAP family serine/threonine permease, with amino-acid sequence MNDQAKSVDERFEAAAPVSLSSWNRHDTTWMLGLFGTAIGAGTLFLPINAGLGGFWPLVILALLAFPMTFYAHRGLTRFVLSGREGADITEVVEEHFGIKAGALITLLYFFAIFPILLIYSVALTNTVGSFLEHQLHITPPPRAILSFVLILGLLAVVRCGEQVIVKAMSLMVYPFIVALLFLAVFLVPHWNGGILSTASTLPEPSALLHTLWLAIPVMVFSFNHSPIISAFAVDQKRRYGEHAEERSSQILFRAHALMVVMVLFFVFSCVLTLSPAQLAEAKAQNLSILSYLANHFSNPTIAFAAPLIAFVAISKSFLGHYIGASEGLKGLIIKSGKRPGAKALDRMTAAFMLVVCWIVATLNPSILGMIETLGGPIIAAILFLMPMYAIRKVPAMARYRGQASNVFVTAVGLVAISALIYSLTA